A window from Culex pipiens pallens isolate TS chromosome 3, TS_CPP_V2, whole genome shotgun sequence encodes these proteins:
- the LOC120419977 gene encoding microfibril-associated glycoprotein 4, whose translation MKILYNRRFPRQPLGALAVELNPTRTTFFFSELPRSCSDVPSKVSGPYRLDVSRGFREPFEVYCEQQFENGGWLVFQNRFDGGVDFYRSWDEYRHGFGTLDGEFWLGLEKLHQITYSAPHELAVVMEDFAGEVAIARYSSFAVGGEAEQYSLARLGTFSGSGNDSLTYHKGGRFSTFDRDNDEHSTNCAAEYIGAWWYKACHHSNLNSRYLPGGLNAVANRIIVWRLWKGDLHALKRTRMMIRKIAGATTTTAGK comes from the exons gttgAGTTAAATCCAACacgaacaactttttttttctcagaactACCCCGCTCCTGCAGTGACGTCCCGTCCAAAGTTTCAGGCCCGTACCGACTGGACGTTTCGCGTGGCTTCCGGGAACCGTTCGAGGTGTACTGCGAGCAGCAGTTCGAAAACGGTGGCTGGTTGGTGTTTCAAAACCGCTTCGACGGTGGTGTTGACTTTTATCGGTCCTGGGACGAGTACCGGCACGGATTTGGCACGCTGGATGGCGAGTTTTGGCTGGGGCTGGAGAAGCTACATCAG ATTACGTACTCCGCTCCCCACGAGCTGGCCGTGGTGATGGAGGATTTTGCCGGGGAGGTGGCCATCGCCCGCTACTCCAGCTTTGCCGTCGGTGGCGAAGCCGAGCAGTACAGTTTGGCCAGGCTGGGCACGTTCAGCGGCAGCGGCAACGATAGCCTGACTTACCACAAGGGTGGCCGATTTTCGACGTTCGACCGGGACAACGACGAGCACTCGACGAATTGTGCCGCCGAGTATATCGGAGCCTGGTGGTACAAGGCCTGTCATCACAGCAATTTAAATTCCAGATATCTCCCGGGGGGGTTGAACGCCGTGGCCAATCGAATTATTGTGTGGCGCCTCTGGAAGGGTGATTTGCATGCTTTGAAGAGAACGCGAATGATGATTAGGAAAATCGCGGGGGCGACCACGACGACGGCTGGGAAATAA